The nucleotide sequence tatatatgagatatacAGTAAAAATAGAAGTACATATAAAAATTATCCTTTAGAATTACAATTTATTTACACTCTTATGccactaaaataattaataaacctaattttaagtttttattgtcttttcattatttaattcaataaaaaaaatacttcctATGATATAGCTTAATAAACCACAATATTATATGGATTAAAGTAAATAGaatatttgtaaatttgaagcaaactgttttggaaaaacaagattttggTTTGATTGCCTTATTTGTTGGCAGCCATTTGAATTATAACGTATTAAATTTTCTGATAGAATTTTGGATACTCATAATGTTATTTAGTcccacaaaatatttataaaatctataaaatttccaaaatatgTAGTCGCCAGTTTGCCTTAATTTTAGATACTACGCAAACTGAAATAATTTCAATATTTCAATTCATGTTCGTTTTATTAACTAATCATATATTACTCTGTttaatatagaatataattgcaaaaactcatttattattaaaacaaaaacgtgtattcatttattatcaaaacaaaaacgTGTATTGGATACCCTTAAACCGGTAGAAACCGAATCtacactttgggctgaggcacaatATTGAATATCCAAAAGAGGACTCCACAGGTAGAGAATACGATTCTTCCGTCAATCCccagaagatggtgttttacggatggttcctagaaagagaatgatattttttcaGGTCAAGGTTGATACAATATTTTAGAAAGATTTGAGGGTTTGATGGGGGCAAGGAATGTCCGGACGTCcctctctcctcttcatgcggagatggaagttttactatgggcaatggaatgtatgaaaaacttaCGATAATTTCAGGTTatgtttgcaacggattgttctcaattggtgaagatggtttcagaaccagaagaatggccagcgtttgcaagttatttggaggaTATAAACAgcctgaaagagagttttttccgagcagagattatctatgtaccaagaacgcagAACAAGAAGGTGGATAGCTTAGCCCGTAGCGCTAGGAAGGCAACGTCATTtgtagttcacatggatcaagatctcccagtgtggttcacagagtcaatatgagtctgtaatgttgatgacaaagaaaaaaaaaacaaaacaaaaacgtgtattaaaatctatactattaaaacataagttatCAGCTATCATCTCATGTGTGATTCTTTTCATTTAGACCACCCCTTAGAAATTGCTTTACtaattttgggtttttttttttaaatatgactcAAAGCAAAAAGTTAAACACAAAACTCACCcatgatttttttagaattttcatttgCCCTATTCACTCATAAGTTTGGcttattcacgaaaatgtcattatttgtttttttttaaatcgagtGTTTTACTCTATTACTATCAATATACCAACCCACATAGAATACATATCAATATAAAAACCTTTACACCAATaacaatgaaaaattaaaaaattggaaaaaatacATATCAATATATCAATAACCCTCTCCTCTTATTTAACTGCAAGTATTCGCTAACAAAATTCGCATCAACTTTTTCTAAAAGTTAATCTTTCCATCAAAAGCCTGTCCGTTAAATCCCCAATTTGTCGGTGTCACATCCATAAAATCTTTCGTAGATCCATCACTGGTAGTGATCCTAAACGACAAGCATTGTCCGGTCATAACAACACCACTATTCCAAATCTGTCCCCAGTTCTTCTGCATCTTAATCCAATCGGTTTTGGTTCCCTTAATACACAATTCCTTAATATCTCCGGCTCCTCCTACATTGTACGGCAAGACCATAACGAAATGAGGGTTTCCCTTGATTTCAAATTTGACACCTCCGGTCTTGGTACAATGAACACGTCTGTATCTAACTGGGACAACCCCGGCTTTGTACTGAGCGATTTTGAGGAACATTGGTTGGGAGAGATCGAAGTGTTTCTGTGGTGGGTTGCACCAGCTGTCTTTCTTATTGCTGGGATCGGGTGGACAGAAGTTTGTAGCTGTGATCTTGATGCTTCCGGGCAAACACCACTGTGGACTATTCGCACACTTGATCTCGTAACATGCCCCACAAGTGTAGCCATTGTTGAATAGTGCGGTGCTTAGTGCTGCCGTGGCTAAACCGAAGCCTTGTTTGTGTAAATCACCATATCCACAGGCTCCCTCTGTTAATGAAATGGGACAAGTGagtatgtattttcattttGTAAGATTTACAGCTtcggtttgtttgtttgtttgcatGTGTTTACTTTTGCTTTATATGGGgtttctaattatttttctaattttgatTTGTCAATTATAGTGAAAAATCAAAATGCATTTACAATTTACAAACGTATTTATaagaaatttaaagttttatgcCACACATATTTATAACAGAAATAGGTGTATATACAAAAAGAAAGGCGTTTTATAAAATGTAGCCTAACCAAccatataattataataataattataaaactcAATTCCTATTTCTCCCTTTGGCTCGAGGTCAAATATTGAGTCTCATTTACTACGTGTTCATGTTGGTTAATGCATAAAACTACATATAAATAGTACCTgcaaaatttacattttatacaggTCTTTGAAATTAACAATTCTACTTACGATGAGTTTGGCCACCATTGATGTCACCGTAAAATGTGGCACGGGCATCTAGCCAACCAGCTACGGGTGCGTGATGACCGTGACCATGACCATGACCATGACCATGACCATGACCATAAGTCATGGGCACGATCCATATTACCATTGCCATCATCAAAACTtgaacaaataatatattttgtaagagCTTCATGATTTTATCCTTCCTTGATTAAATTATCTTAATTCTTAGTTAGTAATGATTAGTATAGATGgaaatgtatgtatatataggCTGATAAATTTGGGGATTCTCGATGTTCTCGGGATTCAATTCGATTTCTgcgatgtttttttttgatgaaagaTTTCTGTGATGTTGCTGACACTAAGGAAGGTGCTTTTGTGGCCTGTAGACATATTTAGATTCTCTAACCCTAATAAATCGCTTTGTCAGGTCTTTGATTGGTCTGggactaaaatattttataacatatatatttttgtgtaacgctagttttatttttcatttttctcttacacaaagcgttctagatttattatttagtttgatgCGAAAATTAAGCTTAAATGGGCATGGGATACTCATGAGTCATGAGATGTGCTATCAATGTGATAATCTCTCATGAGATACTCCACTACTTATTTCTCTTCAAGTGTTAATCACTCTTTAGATGCTCTATTAATTACTTGAAAACATAGGGATCAAAGATAAGATTCGCAATGGCCGCTAAAAGTGATCTGAGAAACGCTTATGATGATACTGAATATTAACTCCAGATCTGGTCAGTTGCTATTCAATCTACTGCTCTTCGTTCCTAATCTGTGTTGCAATTGTAAGTTTTGAttcgattttctttttttgcataGAGAGTTTCAAAAACAATGGTGAAGATATATTGTATTGGAGGTGGATATGTTGGTGGTCCAACAATAGCAGTGATCGCACTCAAATGTCCACACATGTATATTGTAGGAGTCATTGACATCTCTGTCCTACCTATCAACGCATGGAACAGTGATCAGGTTCCCCATCTACGAGCCTTGGCCTTGAAGAAATCTTCATGCAATGCAGAAGAAAAAAACCTCATCTTCAGTTACTGATGCAGATctgcttcttctctcttttaccaactgagctatcccCTTTTGTGACCAttcatatgtttatttttaCAGGTACGTTGGTATTAGGAAAGTAAGCAAATCTCCTTCACAGCTCCTATAACTTAAATCTGGAATAGCAGAAGGCTTCAGCTCACTATCACGTAGTGAAGTCTATCGTGAAGAGGTCagataaaggaaaaaaaaaagggagtgAACACAAAATCTATTGACTTGACTTACATTAAAAGgagaaaaatgttttgaaacgTACCAAAGGCCTTTGCATAAccacacaaaaacatcattactgCAGATTTAAGAAACTTTGACTTCAGAAGCTCAATAAGCTAACATGCATGACCCACACCAAACTAGTATCATAGGAGGTTGGACTTTCTCAAAGTGGTGTATAGCACAAAAACTAGAGAGATGCTAATTAAGAAATGTGTACACATCATAGAAAGTACCAAACTAGTAAGGAAGGGGATGGCAAATAGAACAACATGGAATCTTTGTGATAATTGAACACTTCGCTAGCCAAGTGCAAACGAGTATTCTTAAGACAAACTGGAAGTTTAAAAAGCTAATGATGTCCAGTTTCATCATTAATAAATTTACTAGGTGGCCACCCAAATGTTCCTCCCCACAAACCAGCATACTCTTGGTCACCTTCACTGATCGGATTTTTGACTGGCAGTTTATAAAGGAAAAACGTGCTAGGTCAATTTTTGGCCACCCTGGATAAAGACTCCTCACTGTAGAAGGCTTTGAGACTAAGAAAAAATGTGTCACCAGAGCTAATAAAGCTCTGGCAAGCTACGCATCCCCCATGGAAGTAAGCACTGCTCTTTTCCCAATTCTTGTTTAGGTCTCCCTGCGCAAGATTGTAACAAAACTCATCATCTTCGAGGTTCATGTTCTCCCAATATCTACCAAACTTGTGCATTTGGTTCTGCGTTCCAATGACATCCCTTCATTGTCTAACAACGTGGGAAATAATTTCCCACTTAATGGTTCAACTGCATGTAGACATACATGGCCTTAGTTCGAGCAAGTTCAATCCATCGCTAGCATGGAGCTCCTGAAATTTAACCCCACCCTTGTCTTCTCTCTTAGTCTCACTACTGCACAACGTCTTCTGCTCAACCTCGAGTGAGAGCACATTGCAACTCTTTTCGATGCCCGTAACAGGACCAGGATACAACAAGCAACCTCCTTTGCCTCTTCCATGGAGGAAAAACTTAGTGGAGCCATCAAAACCAGAGATTATCTCAAACACAGGTGACCACGTAATCCGACCTTCCTGAATCCCCAAAGGACCACCTTCTTGCGGAATGATACGGCAACCAACAACAGACAAGAAACCAGGCATCACGTAAACAACATTCCCAAGCTCAGGAACTTGGTTCACCCAGACCCCAATAAGAGGCTTCATTACCTCTACAAGAAACCGTCAAAGAGTCTTGTAAGATGAGATCCCTGTTCGCCATTGGACAATCTCGGACAAAGGAAGAACCTGTACTAGCTCACACTGGGCAAGCCAGATATTCTCGGAATGCGCAAGGACAAGGTCGTAGAGGCTTTTGCAGCATAAGCTTAGGTTGTAAACGTCGCTTGGAGAAAGAAAACGAGGGATAGCAACAAGAGAAGCAGACACGTACCAAATGATTCCGACCGTAAATGTCCGATCGTCATGATATGATGATACTGAGGAATCAGATCTCGGTTTGAATCAGAAAGCACACGAATCAACTTTTCATTCACTCATCAAAAGGAGAAACGACTTTAGGTTACTTAAGAATCACAAAGCAGAACTAGCTAGATTGGCTTAAGCATTTTTCCGCTTAGGTgcataatattaaatattaatataataaatgtgaTCACTGCATATGTTTTGTAATAATTTCTAGATTATACgtattttatatatgaaattaaagaaatatttagtggtttctaattatagtttatatatactatataaataaatatagaagtGTTAACCaagaatattgaattataaGCAATTTCGATAAATTGTAAACCAATATCatgttataaaaaattatattatatcttCTATTTTAACTTAAGAAACTTATGCTAATAAGAGAAAAAATATGGAGTAAAACGTATAATCTGAGAATAAACTGAAAATACTATTTTCGATCGGGTTTACTTAGATTAAAgtaaattttaatgatattttataaataatatgcatattcttaaaaaaatatatcatatcaaataaaatgtttaaatagcTATAATGTatagaaaaacttaaaaataacaattaa is from Brassica napus cultivar Da-Ae chromosome A4, Da-Ae, whole genome shotgun sequence and encodes:
- the LOC106454458 gene encoding expansin-A24-like codes for the protein MKLLQNILFVQVLMMAMVIWIVPMTYGHGHGHGHGHGHGHHAPVAGWLDARATFYGDINGGQTHQGACGYGDLHKQGFGLATAALSTALFNNGYTCGACYEIKCANSPQWCLPGSIKITATNFCPPDPSNKKDSWCNPPQKHFDLSQPMFLKIAQYKAGVVPVRYRRVHCTKTGGVKFEIKGNPHFVMVLPYNVGGAGDIKELCIKGTKTDWIKMQKNWGQIWNSGVVMTGQCLSFRITTSDGSTKDFMDVTPTNWGFNGQAFDGKINF